One window from the genome of Pedobacter schmidteae encodes:
- the pxpB gene encoding 5-oxoprolinase subunit PxpB — MIASTPISYYPLGDSAIVMQLGDEISENIQQHISAICSFLEDYSFEGFIEYVPAFTTVTIYYDPLVIDELTTRKMLQEMMEELEEEAIKPEVTIEIPVLYGGTQGPDLSIVAAHAGITETEVIALHKAETYLVYMIGFAPGFPYLGGLNPGIATPRKESPRTKIAAGSVGIAGAQTGIYPIETPGGWQIIGQTPLKLFDVEREPPALLKAGNRLRFVAIDEDEFERMKQEADGD, encoded by the coding sequence ATGATAGCTTCAACTCCAATTTCTTATTACCCTTTAGGAGATAGCGCCATTGTAATGCAACTGGGGGATGAAATTTCGGAAAATATACAGCAGCATATCAGTGCTATTTGCAGCTTTCTGGAAGATTACTCTTTTGAAGGCTTTATTGAATATGTCCCCGCATTTACTACAGTAACGATATATTACGATCCGCTGGTTATTGATGAGCTGACTACCCGAAAGATGCTGCAGGAAATGATGGAGGAATTGGAAGAAGAAGCGATAAAACCTGAAGTAACGATAGAGATTCCCGTTTTATACGGCGGCACTCAAGGGCCCGATCTTTCCATTGTAGCCGCACATGCCGGGATTACCGAAACGGAAGTGATCGCTTTACATAAGGCTGAAACATACCTGGTCTATATGATCGGATTTGCCCCGGGCTTCCCTTATTTAGGTGGTTTAAATCCGGGCATCGCAACACCAAGAAAAGAAAGCCCAAGGACCAAAATTGCGGCAGGATCGGTAGGGATAGCGGGCGCGCAAACAGGCATTTACCCTATTGAAACACCGGGAGGCTGGCAAATTATAGGGCAAACACCTTTAAAATTATTTGATGTAGAAAGAGAACCTCCGGCTTTGTTGAAAGCCGGCAACAGGCTGCGCTTTGTGGCCATTGATGAGGATGAATTTGAAAGGATGAAACAAGAAGCAGATGGGGATTAA
- a CDS encoding LamB/YcsF family protein, with protein MNSSRYKVDLNCDMGESYGAYQMGNDEAIFPYITSANIACGFHAGDAAVMKRTVKLALKYQVAIGAHPGLPDLQGFGRREMAISDEEAYDMVVYQIGALNAFVQSEGGLLRHVKPHGALYNMAAANKNLAEAIAEAVYRINPLLVLYGLSGSELILAGSRIGLKVANEVFADRTYQDNGSLTSRRAANALINDADMAVAQSLRMVKEGLVTTTNGNDISIQADTICLHGDGEHAAAFAAKIHTLFKEDNIGLQAP; from the coding sequence ATGAACAGCAGCAGGTATAAGGTAGATCTGAACTGTGATATGGGAGAAAGCTATGGAGCTTATCAAATGGGCAATGATGAAGCTATTTTCCCCTATATCACCTCGGCCAATATTGCCTGTGGTTTTCATGCCGGCGATGCTGCGGTAATGAAAAGAACGGTAAAGCTGGCTTTAAAATATCAGGTGGCCATAGGCGCTCATCCTGGATTGCCCGACTTGCAGGGGTTTGGGAGACGGGAAATGGCCATTAGTGACGAAGAAGCCTATGATATGGTGGTATATCAGATTGGTGCCTTAAATGCTTTTGTACAATCGGAAGGAGGGTTGCTGCGCCATGTGAAACCTCATGGAGCATTGTACAATATGGCTGCGGCCAATAAGAACCTGGCCGAAGCCATTGCCGAAGCGGTTTATAGAATCAATCCTTTACTGGTTTTGTACGGGCTGTCGGGCAGCGAGCTGATACTGGCCGGAAGTCGGATTGGTTTAAAGGTCGCCAATGAGGTATTTGCCGATAGGACTTATCAGGACAATGGCAGCTTAACTTCCAGAAGGGCCGCAAATGCATTGATCAATGATGCGGATATGGCGGTAGCGCAATCGCTAAGGATGGTGAAGGAAGGATTGGTGACCACTACCAATGGTAACGATATTAGCATTCAAGCCGATACCATATGTTTGCATGGTGATGGTGAGCATGCTGCCGCTTTTGCGGCAAAGATACATACCTTGTTTAAAGAAGATAACATAGGCCTGCAGGCACCCTAA
- a CDS encoding NRAMP family divalent metal transporter: MKHKINWSVLAGAAFLMATSAIGPGFLTQTTVFTQSLGASFGFVILTSILIDIAVQLNIWRVIAVSEKRAQDIANLLLPGLGSVISLLIVLGGLAFNIGNIAGAGLGLNALLGIPVITGALISAAMAIAIFMIKEAGKAMDRFAQLMGFIMIIVIIYIAITTHPPVAEAALRTIVPLKIDLMTIVTLVGGTVGGYITFSGGHRLLDAGIKGKAALAQVSTSAVMGISVASLVRVFLFLASLGIISKGLTIDASNPTGSIFQLAAGNLGYRLFGLVMFSAAITSVIGSAYTSVSFVKSFSPLIARNENKLIIAFILVSTLIFVWVGKPVSLLILAGVVNGFILPVTLATLLFAAYKTRIVGDYKHSVWLAAFGALVVLIMTYMSIHVVMDYFSIGTA, from the coding sequence ATGAAACATAAGATAAACTGGAGCGTTTTAGCAGGCGCAGCTTTTTTAATGGCTACCTCGGCTATAGGGCCAGGCTTTTTAACCCAAACCACGGTATTTACCCAATCGTTGGGGGCAAGCTTTGGTTTTGTTATCCTCACTTCTATATTGATTGATATTGCTGTGCAGCTGAACATCTGGAGGGTAATTGCGGTATCAGAAAAAAGGGCACAGGATATTGCCAATTTATTGCTGCCCGGATTAGGGAGCGTAATTTCGCTATTGATTGTTTTGGGCGGATTAGCTTTTAACATCGGCAACATTGCCGGGGCAGGTCTGGGGCTGAATGCACTATTGGGCATTCCGGTGATTACCGGAGCGCTGATATCTGCTGCCATGGCTATTGCCATTTTTATGATTAAAGAAGCAGGCAAAGCGATGGACAGGTTTGCCCAGCTAATGGGCTTTATCATGATCATTGTGATCATTTATATTGCCATAACTACACATCCTCCGGTTGCAGAAGCCGCCCTGCGCACCATTGTGCCTTTAAAAATAGATCTAATGACCATTGTTACCCTGGTAGGAGGAACGGTTGGAGGGTACATCACTTTCTCGGGCGGGCACCGATTGCTGGATGCAGGTATAAAAGGTAAAGCCGCTTTGGCACAGGTAAGTACCAGTGCAGTGATGGGTATTTCGGTAGCTTCGCTGGTCAGGGTATTTCTTTTTCTGGCTTCTTTAGGCATCATTAGCAAAGGCCTGACTATTGACGCCTCAAATCCTACCGGCTCCATATTTCAACTGGCTGCGGGCAACCTGGGGTACCGGTTGTTTGGTCTGGTGATGTTTTCGGCCGCCATTACTTCTGTAATCGGCTCCGCTTATACTTCTGTCTCTTTTGTCAAATCTTTTAGTCCGCTAATTGCCCGAAATGAAAATAAACTTATTATTGCATTTATACTGGTCTCTACCCTGATTTTTGTTTGGGTGGGTAAGCCCGTTAGCCTGCTGATTTTGGCAGGTGTGGTTAATGGGTTTATACTACCGGTTACCCTGGCCACGCTGCTGTTTGCTGCCTACAAAACCAGGATTGTGGGCGACTATAAACATTCGGTTTGGCTTGCAGCTTTTGGCGCATTGGTAGTGCTGATCATGACCTATATGAGCATACATGTGGTGATGGACTATTTTAGTATAGGCACAGCGTAG
- a CDS encoding biotin-dependent carboxyltransferase family protein yields MGIKVIKAGLLTTVQDLGRIGYQKDGIVISGAMDTLALQIGNILIGNEPGTAGLECTLMGPKLLFETDQLMAITGGDLSPMLDGQRIKMWRPVFVRKGAILSFGAAVKGCRTYLSFFGGFDLPKVLGSHATYLKAGFGGFNGRMLKNDDVLSFTQTYPYKGETFNWSADLKLYPDLEDHEIRVMEGPEYGLFTEESLAVFLKNGAVISTEADRMGYRLEAPALKMTIPKEMLSSAVTFGTIQVTSSGSSILLMADHQTTGGYPRVLQVITADLHKLAQMKSGTHMSFKLVTLAEAQAALRDQQKLINQLKQTLTFKYGSL; encoded by the coding sequence ATGGGGATTAAGGTGATAAAGGCGGGCCTGCTCACTACTGTACAGGATTTGGGCAGAATAGGTTACCAGAAAGACGGAATTGTAATAAGTGGGGCCATGGATACCCTGGCCCTGCAAATTGGGAATATATTGATTGGCAATGAGCCCGGAACGGCAGGATTGGAATGTACCCTAATGGGACCGAAGCTACTTTTTGAAACGGACCAGCTAATGGCCATTACCGGCGGCGACCTGAGCCCGATGCTGGATGGACAGCGCATAAAAATGTGGCGCCCCGTTTTTGTACGCAAAGGAGCTATACTGAGTTTTGGTGCCGCAGTAAAAGGTTGCCGCACCTACCTCAGCTTTTTTGGTGGTTTTGATTTGCCCAAAGTATTGGGCAGCCATGCTACCTATCTGAAAGCTGGCTTTGGGGGTTTTAATGGCCGGATGCTAAAAAATGATGACGTATTGAGCTTTACACAAACCTATCCGTATAAAGGGGAAACATTCAATTGGTCGGCCGACCTGAAGCTATATCCCGATCTGGAGGATCATGAAATCAGGGTAATGGAAGGACCGGAGTACGGCTTGTTTACGGAAGAAAGCCTGGCTGTATTTTTGAAAAATGGAGCTGTGATTAGCACAGAGGCCGACCGCATGGGCTATCGTCTGGAAGCACCGGCATTAAAAATGACCATCCCCAAAGAAATGCTTTCTTCGGCAGTTACTTTTGGAACGATACAGGTTACCTCAAGCGGATCGTCTATCCTGCTGATGGCCGATCATCAAACAACCGGAGGTTATCCAAGGGTGTTACAGGTAATTACGGCCGACCTGCACAAGCTGGCACAAATGAAAAGCGGTACGCACATGAGCTTTAAATTAGTTACTTTAGCTGAAGCGCAGGCAGCATTGCGTGACCAACAAAAATTAATAAACCAATTGAAGCAAACACTCACTTTTAAATACGGTAGCTTATGA